A single genomic interval of Natronoarchaeum philippinense harbors:
- the acs gene encoding acetate--CoA ligase, whose product MTDEPDVELEARLEEQDSFEPPEEFVEQANVTDPGIYEEFEENWPDAWEQAADLLDWDDEWDEVLVEEDAPFYEWFVGGELNAAYNCVDRHVENGRKNQAAIRWEGELGETRTYTYQDLYREVNEFAAALRDLGVEEDDVVTLYMPMIPELPIAMLACARIGAPHSVVFAGFSADALATRMNSADSEYLVTCDGYYRRGDALNHKEKADEGLRGVEHEVEDIVVVDRLGDKLTHFLGANYHDYDELVDDHDGERVEPVSRDAEDMLFLMYTSGTTGQPKGVKHTTGGYLSYAAWTSHAVLDIEPEDTYWCSADIGWITGHSYIVYGPLALGTTTMMYEGTPDYPEKDRLWEIVEKNAVDIFYTAPTAIRSFMKWGKEHLEGRDLSSLRLLGTVGEPINPRAWKWYYKHVGDESCPVVDTWWQTETGGMMVTTLPGVNEMKPGSAGPGLPGVDAKVIHPDKEEVEPGQAGHLTVQKPWPGMLRTLYQNDERFVQEYWEEYSDPDSDEWIYFPEDGAKVDEDDYITVLGRVDDVLNVSGHRLGTMEIESAIVGVPGVAEAAVVGGDHEVKGEAVYVYAITEEGTDGDEDLRERVVDNVEDAIGPIARPEEIVFTPELPKTRSGKIMRRLLEDIANGDELGNTSTLRNPDIVDDIQQRVSDD is encoded by the coding sequence ATGACAGACGAACCCGATGTCGAGTTGGAGGCTCGCTTGGAGGAACAGGATTCGTTCGAGCCACCCGAGGAGTTTGTCGAGCAGGCCAACGTCACCGATCCGGGGATCTACGAGGAGTTCGAGGAGAACTGGCCCGACGCGTGGGAGCAGGCGGCCGACCTGCTCGACTGGGACGACGAGTGGGACGAGGTGCTGGTCGAAGAGGATGCGCCGTTTTACGAATGGTTCGTCGGCGGCGAACTGAACGCGGCGTACAACTGCGTCGACCGCCACGTCGAGAACGGCCGCAAGAATCAGGCCGCGATTCGGTGGGAAGGCGAACTAGGTGAGACCCGGACGTACACGTATCAGGACCTGTATCGGGAGGTCAACGAGTTCGCCGCCGCGCTGCGCGACCTCGGCGTCGAAGAGGACGACGTGGTCACGCTCTACATGCCGATGATTCCGGAGCTGCCGATCGCCATGCTCGCGTGTGCCCGCATCGGCGCGCCCCACTCGGTCGTGTTCGCGGGCTTTTCGGCCGACGCGCTGGCGACGCGGATGAACTCGGCCGACTCGGAGTATCTCGTCACCTGCGACGGCTACTACCGGCGCGGCGACGCCCTCAACCACAAGGAGAAAGCCGACGAAGGGCTTCGCGGCGTCGAACACGAGGTCGAGGACATCGTCGTCGTCGACCGTCTCGGCGACAAGCTCACGCACTTCCTCGGCGCGAACTACCACGACTACGACGAGCTGGTCGACGACCACGACGGCGAGCGCGTCGAGCCAGTCTCCCGGGACGCCGAGGATATGCTGTTCTTGATGTACACCTCCGGCACCACAGGCCAACCGAAGGGCGTCAAGCACACCACGGGCGGCTATCTCTCCTACGCCGCGTGGACGAGCCACGCCGTCCTCGACATCGAACCGGAAGACACGTACTGGTGTTCGGCCGACATCGGGTGGATCACGGGCCACTCCTACATCGTCTACGGGCCGCTCGCGCTCGGCACCACGACGATGATGTACGAAGGGACGCCGGATTACCCCGAGAAGGACCGACTGTGGGAGATCGTCGAGAAGAACGCGGTCGACATCTTCTACACCGCACCCACTGCGATCCGGTCGTTCATGAAGTGGGGCAAAGAGCACCTCGAAGGCCGTGACCTCTCCAGTCTCCGATTGCTCGGCACCGTTGGAGAGCCGATCAATCCGCGGGCGTGGAAGTGGTACTACAAACACGTCGGCGACGAGTCCTGCCCGGTCGTCGACACGTGGTGGCAGACCGAGACTGGCGGCATGATGGTCACCACATTACCGGGGGTCAACGAGATGAAACCCGGCTCCGCAGGACCGGGACTTCCGGGCGTCGACGCCAAAGTCATCCATCCGGACAAGGAAGAGGTCGAGCCCGGGCAGGCCGGCCATCTCACTGTCCAGAAGCCGTGGCCCGGCATGCTCCGGACCCTCTATCAGAACGACGAGCGCTTTGTCCAAGAGTACTGGGAGGAGTACTCCGATCCCGACAGCGACGAGTGGATCTACTTCCCCGAGGACGGCGCGAAGGTCGACGAGGACGACTACATCACGGTACTCGGACGCGTCGACGACGTGCTGAACGTCTCGGGCCACCGGCTGGGGACCATGGAGATCGAGTCCGCAATCGTCGGCGTGCCAGGCGTCGCCGAAGCCGCCGTCGTCGGCGGCGACCACGAAGTCAAGGGCGAGGCGGTCTACGTCTACGCCATCACAGAGGAGGGAACTGACGGCGACGAGGACCTCCGCGAGCGCGTCGTCGACAACGTCGAAGACGCCATCGGCCCGATCGCCCGCCCCGAGGAGATCGTCTTCACGCCGGAACTCCCCAAGACGCGCTCGGGCAAGATCATGCGTCGCCTGCTCGAAGACATCGCTAACGGCGACGAACTCGGCAACACGTCGACGCTTCGGAACCCCGACATCGTCGACGACATCCAACAGCGGGTCAGCGACGACTGA
- a CDS encoding DUF7520 family protein yields the protein MTDAEPTFEGIDAGSELDGRRFVIGLYLALSGVAALMGAALSVVLTEVSEPLTLFGFISLPPTMLGFALYGGLTVAAVLGVPLVAILYLSER from the coding sequence GTGACAGACGCCGAACCGACCTTCGAGGGGATCGACGCGGGCTCGGAACTGGACGGCCGACGGTTCGTGATCGGCCTGTACCTAGCGTTGAGCGGCGTCGCGGCGCTGATGGGTGCCGCCCTATCGGTGGTGTTGACCGAAGTGTCCGAGCCGCTGACGCTGTTTGGGTTCATCAGCCTGCCGCCAACCATGCTCGGGTTCGCGCTGTATGGCGGCCTCACCGTGGCGGCCGTTCTCGGAGTGCCGCTAGTTGCAATCTTGTATCTGTCCGAGCGGTAG